A window from Burkholderiales bacterium encodes these proteins:
- the sucA gene encoding 2-oxoglutarate dehydrogenase subunit E1 — translation MFKEMLGNSYLFGANAPFIEALYEKYLEDPEAVPGEWRSYFDSLARQPGPAQRDVPHRPVIESFIELGKRRPTAPVQAIQLRLAELERKQAKVLQLINAHRFLGLRHADIDPLKRQEKPYIPELDPAHYGFSEADMETVFDTGSLMGLDQAPLREILQAVRETYCRTIGFEYMYINDTSQKRWIQARVEPVRARPGYGPELKRHILERLTAAEGLEKYLHTRYVGQKRFSLEGGETLIPLLDDLLQQAGAKGVKETVIGMAHRGRLNVLVNTLGKMPKDLFAEFEGKHDPSVLSGDVKYHMGFSSDISTPGGPMHVTLAFNPSHLEIVNPVVEGSVRARQHRRKDRDGSQVLPVLIHGDAAFAGQGVVMETLNLSQTRGYGTGGTVHIVVNNQIGFTTSDPRDVRSTLYCTDVAKMVEAPIFHVNADDPEAVLFVTRLALDFRFEFKKDVIIDLVCFRRHGHNEQDEPMVTQPLMYKKVHQHPGTRRLYADKLAAEGVLRPEEAEEMARTYRDALDKGYHTNKTILSNYKPPYTVNWAYFMNRKWTEPAETGVPLERLKWLAERVTTVPPGFKLHPRVEKVLEDRRLMGQGKLPLDWGMAETLAYAALLDEGYPVRISGQDSGRGTFFHRHAVLHDQNRERWDAGTYIPLQHIKEGQPDFLVIDSPLSEEAVLGFEYGYATAEPNELVIWEAQFGDFANGAQVVIDQFIAAGEAKWGRICGLVMFLPHGYEGQGPEHSSARLERYLQLCAEYNMQVCVPSTPAQMFHLLRRQMIRPYRKPLVVFTPKSMLRHKESVSTLEELGPGTGFKPVNPETDPEIDPKKVRRVIFCSGKIYYDLLAARRERGIKDMAIVRIAQLYPFPHDDFKAEIKRYAKAKEILWCQEEPGNQGAWHRIQHYIERHMRPDQKLSYALRPSSASPAVGYLSLHVAQQKAVIDAAFRDKFELD, via the coding sequence ATGTTCAAAGAGATGCTCGGAAACTCGTATCTGTTCGGCGCCAACGCGCCGTTCATCGAGGCCCTATACGAGAAGTACCTGGAAGACCCGGAGGCGGTGCCGGGGGAGTGGCGCTCCTATTTCGACTCCCTCGCCCGGCAGCCCGGCCCGGCGCAGCGGGACGTGCCCCACCGGCCGGTGATCGAATCCTTCATCGAGCTGGGGAAGCGCCGCCCGACGGCGCCGGTCCAGGCCATCCAGCTCAGGCTCGCCGAGCTGGAGCGCAAGCAGGCTAAGGTGCTGCAGCTCATCAACGCCCATCGCTTCCTGGGCCTGCGGCATGCCGACATCGATCCCCTGAAGCGCCAGGAGAAGCCCTACATCCCGGAGCTGGACCCCGCCCACTATGGCTTCAGCGAGGCGGACATGGAGACGGTGTTCGACACCGGCTCCCTGATGGGGCTGGACCAGGCGCCCCTCAGGGAGATCCTGCAGGCGGTGCGGGAAACCTACTGCCGCACCATCGGTTTCGAATACATGTACATCAACGACACGTCCCAGAAGCGCTGGATCCAGGCGCGCGTCGAGCCGGTGCGGGCGCGCCCGGGCTACGGCCCGGAGTTGAAGCGCCACATCCTGGAGCGGCTGACCGCGGCCGAAGGGCTGGAGAAGTACCTCCACACTCGCTACGTGGGCCAGAAGCGCTTCTCCCTGGAGGGAGGGGAGACCCTGATCCCCTTGCTGGACGACCTGCTGCAGCAGGCTGGCGCCAAGGGGGTCAAGGAGACGGTGATCGGGATGGCCCACCGCGGGCGGCTCAACGTGCTGGTCAACACCCTGGGCAAGATGCCCAAGGACCTGTTCGCCGAGTTCGAGGGCAAGCACGACCCCTCGGTGCTCTCGGGGGACGTGAAGTACCACATGGGTTTCTCCTCGGACATCTCCACTCCCGGGGGCCCGATGCACGTGACCCTGGCGTTCAACCCTTCCCATCTGGAGATCGTGAACCCGGTGGTGGAGGGATCGGTGCGGGCGCGCCAGCACCGGCGCAAGGACCGGGACGGCTCCCAGGTGCTGCCGGTACTGATCCACGGCGACGCCGCTTTCGCCGGGCAGGGGGTGGTCATGGAAACCCTGAACCTGTCCCAGACCCGGGGCTACGGCACCGGCGGCACGGTGCACATCGTGGTGAACAACCAGATCGGCTTCACCACCTCCGATCCCCGCGACGTGCGCTCCACCCTCTATTGCACCGACGTGGCGAAGATGGTGGAGGCGCCCATTTTCCACGTGAACGCGGACGACCCGGAGGCGGTGCTGTTCGTGACCCGGCTGGCCCTCGACTTCCGCTTCGAGTTCAAGAAGGACGTGATCATCGATCTCGTGTGCTTCCGCCGCCACGGGCACAACGAGCAGGATGAGCCGATGGTCACCCAGCCCCTCATGTACAAGAAGGTCCACCAGCATCCCGGGACCCGCAGGCTCTACGCCGACAAGCTGGCCGCCGAGGGCGTGCTGCGCCCCGAGGAGGCGGAGGAGATGGCCAGGACCTACCGGGACGCCCTGGACAAGGGCTACCACACCAACAAGACCATCCTCTCCAACTACAAGCCGCCCTATACGGTCAACTGGGCCTACTTCATGAACCGCAAGTGGACCGAGCCCGCGGAAACCGGCGTGCCCTTGGAGCGCCTGAAGTGGCTGGCGGAGCGGGTGACCACGGTGCCGCCGGGCTTCAAGCTGCACCCGCGGGTGGAGAAGGTGCTGGAGGACCGGCGGCTCATGGGACAGGGGAAGCTTCCCCTGGACTGGGGCATGGCGGAGACCCTGGCCTACGCCGCGCTCCTGGACGAGGGCTACCCGGTGCGCATCAGCGGCCAGGACTCGGGCCGCGGCACCTTTTTCCACCGCCACGCGGTGCTCCACGACCAGAACCGGGAGCGCTGGGACGCCGGCACCTACATACCGCTGCAGCACATCAAGGAAGGCCAGCCCGACTTCCTGGTGATCGATTCGCCCCTGTCGGAGGAGGCGGTGCTCGGCTTCGAATACGGCTACGCCACCGCGGAGCCCAACGAGCTGGTCATCTGGGAGGCCCAGTTCGGCGATTTCGCCAACGGCGCCCAGGTGGTGATCGACCAGTTCATCGCGGCGGGGGAGGCCAAGTGGGGCCGCATTTGCGGGCTGGTGATGTTCCTGCCCCACGGCTACGAGGGCCAGGGGCCGGAGCACTCCTCGGCGCGGCTCGAGCGCTACCTGCAGCTTTGCGCCGAGTACAACATGCAGGTGTGCGTTCCTTCGACCCCGGCCCAGATGTTCCACCTGCTGCGCCGCCAGATGATCCGACCGTACCGCAAACCCCTCGTCGTCTTCACTCCGAAGAGCATGCTGCGGCACAAGGAATCGGTCTCGACCCTGGAGGAGCTGGGACCCGGCACCGGGTTCAAGCCGGTCAACCCGGAAACCGATCCGGAAATCGATCCCAAGAAGGTCCGCCGGGTGATCTTCTGCAGCGGCAAGATCTACTACGACCTCCTGGCCGCCCGGCGGGAGCGGGGCATCAAGGACATGGCGATCGTGCGCATCGCCCAGCTCTATCCCTTCCCCCACGACGATTTCAAGGCCGAGA
- the gltA gene encoding citrate synthase: MSTKTATITFNDGRPAVDLPVLSGTLGPDVVDIRALYAKSGVFTYDPGFMATASCRSSITYIDGDKGILLYRGYPIEQLAVQCDFLEVAYLILNGELPTRAQKEEFVGIIKKHTMVHDQLTRFYNGFRRDAHPMAVLVGVVGALSAFYHDAMDISDQYHRDISAHRLIAKLPTITAMAYKYNVGQPFMYPRNDLEYTANFMHMMFATPCERYDPNPVLVRALDRILILHADHEQNASTSTVRLAGSSGANPFACISAGIACLWGPAHGGANEAVLHMLEEIGDVSRIGEYIKRAKDKNDPFKLMGFGHRVYKNYDPRAKLMRETCHEVLNELGLHDHKLFKLAMALERIALEDEYFVERKLYPNVDFYSGIVQSALGIPTRLFTAIFAMARTVGWIAQWNEMISDPEQKIGRPRQLYTGATQRDVVPIERRG; this comes from the coding sequence ATGAGCACCAAGACAGCCACGATCACCTTCAACGACGGCAGGCCCGCGGTGGATCTGCCGGTCCTGTCCGGGACCCTGGGCCCCGACGTGGTGGACATCCGCGCGCTTTACGCGAAGAGCGGGGTCTTCACCTACGACCCGGGATTCATGGCGACCGCCAGTTGCCGCTCCTCCATCACCTACATCGACGGGGACAAGGGAATCCTGCTCTACCGGGGCTACCCCATCGAGCAGCTCGCGGTGCAGTGCGACTTCCTGGAGGTGGCCTACCTGATCTTGAACGGCGAGCTGCCCACCCGGGCGCAGAAGGAGGAGTTCGTCGGCATCATCAAGAAGCACACGATGGTGCACGACCAGTTGACGCGCTTCTACAACGGCTTCCGGCGCGACGCCCACCCCATGGCGGTGCTGGTGGGGGTGGTGGGGGCGCTCTCCGCGTTCTACCACGACGCCATGGACATCTCCGACCAGTACCACCGGGACATCTCGGCCCACCGGCTGATCGCCAAGCTGCCCACCATCACCGCCATGGCGTACAAGTACAACGTGGGCCAGCCGTTCATGTACCCGCGCAACGACCTGGAGTACACGGCGAACTTCATGCACATGATGTTCGCCACGCCGTGCGAGCGCTACGATCCCAACCCGGTGCTGGTGCGCGCCCTGGATCGCATCCTCATCCTCCACGCGGACCACGAGCAGAACGCCTCCACCTCCACCGTGCGCCTGGCGGGCTCCAGCGGCGCCAACCCCTTCGCCTGCATTTCCGCCGGCATCGCCTGCCTGTGGGGCCCAGCCCACGGGGGCGCCAACGAGGCGGTGCTTCACATGCTGGAAGAGATCGGCGACGTGTCGCGCATCGGCGAGTACATCAAGCGGGCCAAGGACAAGAACGACCCGTTCAAGCTCATGGGATTCGGCCACCGCGTGTACAAGAACTACGATCCCCGGGCCAAGCTCATGCGGGAGACCTGCCACGAGGTGCTGAACGAGCTGGGGCTGCACGATCACAAGCTGTTCAAGCTCGCCATGGCGCTGGAGAGAATCGCCCTGGAGGACGAGTACTTCGTGGAGCGCAAGCTCTACCCGAACGTGGATTTCTACTCCGGCATCGTGCAGAGCGCCCTCGGGATACCGACCCGCCTGTTCACCGCGATTTTCGCCATGGCCCGCACCGTGGGCTGGATCGCCCAGTGGAACGAGATGATCTCCGACCCGGAGCAGAAGATCGGCCGCCCCCGGCAGCTCTATACGGGGGCGACCCAGCGCGACGTGGTCCCCATCGAGCGGCGCGGTTGA
- the sdhB gene encoding succinate dehydrogenase iron-sulfur subunit, producing MRFSIYRYNPDVDEKPYMQDYEVELEPTDRMLLDALVRIKSIDDSLSFRRSCREGVCGSDAMNINGRNGLACVTPVKDLREPVRIRPLPGLPVIRDLIVDMSQFFKQYHSIRPYLINNDPPPETERLQSPEERKELDGLYECILCACCSTSCPSFWWNPDKFVGPAGLLQAYRFLADSRDQATNERLDNLEDPYRLFRCHTIMNCVDVCPKGLNPTRAIGKIKEMMVRRAV from the coding sequence ATGCGTTTTTCCATCTACCGCTACAACCCGGACGTGGACGAGAAGCCCTACATGCAGGACTACGAGGTGGAGCTGGAGCCCACCGACCGGATGCTTCTGGACGCCCTGGTGCGGATCAAGTCGATCGACGACAGCCTGAGCTTCCGCCGCTCCTGCCGGGAGGGGGTGTGCGGCTCCGACGCCATGAACATCAACGGCCGCAACGGTCTCGCCTGCGTCACCCCGGTCAAGGACCTGCGGGAGCCGGTGAGAATCCGGCCGCTTCCGGGGCTGCCGGTGATCCGCGACCTGATCGTGGACATGAGCCAGTTTTTCAAGCAGTACCACTCCATCCGGCCCTACCTCATCAACAACGACCCGCCGCCGGAGACCGAGCGGCTGCAGTCGCCGGAGGAGCGCAAGGAGCTGGATGGGCTCTACGAGTGCATCCTGTGCGCTTGCTGTTCCACGTCGTGCCCCTCGTTCTGGTGGAACCCGGACAAGTTCGTGGGGCCGGCCGGGCTGCTGCAGGCCTACCGCTTCCTCGCCGACAGCCGGGACCAGGCCACCAACGAGCGGCTGGACAACCTGGAGGATCCCTACCGGCTGTTCCGCTGTCACACGATCATGAACTGCGTCGACGTCTGCCCCAAGGGGCTCAACCCCACCCGGGCGATCGGCAAGATCAAGGAAATGATGGTCCGGCGCGCGGTATGA